A genomic window from Sphingobacterium spiritivorum includes:
- a CDS encoding DUF3667 domain-containing protein: MTEKNCLNCHDEITGNYCKTCGQKSSTHRYSLKHFFEHDLVHGVWHVDKGILFTIKELFTRPGHSIREYILGKRVGYFNFVTLILIIIAMSGIIGHYSDIKLSDLMPEQSREAMGPIEKILSKYPKLVPLITIPLYSLFSFLWFRKAKFNYSEHLVLNSYKSAAELVIGLLFTTLTVFYTDKTVLFFLYYTVISISMLIYSVWIYYQFFSESGYSRRGRIIRSIMIPVSYIFLSMVFGIIWGIASRFK, encoded by the coding sequence ATGACAGAAAAAAATTGCCTGAATTGCCACGACGAGATAACCGGAAATTATTGTAAGACCTGTGGGCAGAAAAGCAGTACGCACCGGTATTCTCTTAAACATTTTTTTGAACATGACCTGGTTCATGGTGTATGGCACGTAGACAAGGGGATTTTGTTTACCATTAAGGAATTATTTACCCGTCCGGGGCACAGTATAAGAGAATATATATTAGGTAAGCGGGTGGGTTATTTTAATTTTGTGACTCTTATACTGATCATCATAGCGATGTCGGGCATCATCGGACATTATTCAGATATCAAATTGAGTGATCTGATGCCTGAGCAGAGCCGCGAGGCAATGGGGCCCATTGAAAAGATTTTATCCAAATATCCTAAGCTGGTTCCGCTAATCACGATCCCATTATATTCTTTATTTAGCTTTTTATGGTTTCGTAAAGCTAAATTCAATTATTCCGAGCATTTGGTGTTGAATTCATATAAGTCTGCAGCCGAGTTAGTTATTGGTTTGCTGTTTACAACCCTTACCGTTTTCTATACCGACAAAACAGTCCTGTTCTTTTTGTATTATACCGTTATCAGTATATCCATGTTGATTTATTCCGTGTGGATATATTATCAATTCTTTTCAGAATCAGGGTATTCCAGGAGAGGACGAATTATAAGAAGTAT